CTAGCGAGGCGACTCCGCGTGTCCACTAAAAGTAGATAGGGCCAGtagtatgatatatgatatatgatatacgatatacgatatatgatataagatatatgatatatgatatacgatatatgatatatgttaTAGAATgaataatatatcaaataatatatgttagtgcacagcactaatgtctttatgagatggacgtgcataaccggctgtttttcgagcccaggttttttgtgaaatcgtttctctcggtctcgatggccgggactagttataaagcaggaaaggttccgaagggtcagcctgaccttgttttatgacggtcatgcctggaggagctttcctgtctttgccggggccttgcggccgtctgcttgagacggaccagctgattggctattgccaaaatcgggcaggaccaatcggcgagTGATGTgggtgcgttggagggatggtgGTCTGCTGcgagcgagggtattctctgatagagaccagagttgtaatagaagtcgtagcagcaagacatcctgaccaagggtgtactgtagtcaggggctcaacacaaaatagcaggcagaatccggttctttattttatacagtccacaaatatagcgtcataattcgtcgctattattgacgacgctgtgacgccccaacatttggtccttcgaaCCGGATTGTTGCAGATCGAAACTTTAGTCCTTGGGTTTTCTCAAGCTGGTATTCGGCCTCTGTTTTCAACTGGTAATCTTTAGAGGAAGATTTCATCAAGCACGTTACAACCTACGCCTCTTGGATATTTTGGAGACCACGAAGCTGCCGTTCAGACACGGACATCCTCGTTGACGGAACAGTGGGACTCTCCGAAGGATACAACTCTCGCATGGTCAAGAAGTCTACGATTAGTCAACTACGCTAACAAGGCTCGTTTCTAGGAAATCTCAAATCATCGTTGAGATTTCATCAAGAACGTCACAACCTACGCCTCTTGGATATTTTGGAGACCACGAAGCTGACGTTCAGACACGGACATCCTCGTTGACGGAACAGCAACACCAGGCTCCTTTCTACGAAATCTGAAATCATCATTGAGTGAGTAAACGAATCATCTTCCACTCCCAATTTCCTTCCTGTCGTATTCTACTTCCATTAAAATGGCATCTGAAAGTAGTGAATCACAAGTTTTGAAAAACTTGAAAAGAAGCGTGCTACCATTAAGTCGCAAGTAACGCGTTTAGGAGCGCGCGTTGAAACTACGGAAGGTTCAACGCTCAACTCGCTCGAAACCCTCACCACTAGATTAGATCAGCTTCTTAGTGCGTATGAGGACACACAATTTGAGATAGAAGGCGAAGATGTTTCCTCAGATCATGACGCGGAGAGAGACGCCTTTGAGAAGCATCACGCTACCATCatgaattcaataaatttacgCAAAAATTCATTTAGAAACACGCATAGACCCAATCTCGCAATTAGGAATTCAACAGAATCTCCAAATACTATAAAGGTGACACAAGCTAGCTCTCTACTGCCACAAATTCAAATTAGGCCATTCGACGGCAACCCATTAGAATGGAACAGCTttcgcgatacatttgattcgctggtccACCAGAACGAAGATCTACCGGCCGTACAGAAATTCCACTTACTTAAAAACGCCTTACGTGGAGAAATAGCGTCGGTGATCACCTCGTTGACTGCATCAGAGGAGAATTATATAGTTGCTTGGgaattattacaaaaacgttGCAACAAACGTCGGCAAATTGTGTATGCACATTTAAAGTCTTTGTTAGAATTACAAGACGTTAAGGTAGATGCCCCGGACAGATTGCGCGTATTATCCGAGCAAGCTGAAGTACACGTAAACGCTCTGAAGGCTCTGGAACAACCTGTGCAACATTGGAGCACATTTTTAGTTTATTTAATCAGTAACAAGTTAGATAGGAATACCCGCAGAGCTTGGGATCGCACGTTAGAAAATCACGAGTTGCCGCAATTTGGACAGCTAgtcgaatttataaataaacatgCGCGCGGAGACGAACGGGACAATAGCTTTGCTCGCCCGAATCAGCAAACCCAAATAGTAACGCGTTCACGCGAAAAACAACGCCATTTAGGGCAAACTTTCGTAACCACCAATTCGCGAATTGCGTGCAAAATTTGCAAAGGAGAACATTTTGTTTCAAGCTGTCCGAAACTTTTAGAAGTAACCCCTGGAGATCGCTTAGACATCATCAAAAGGGGAAAATTATGCATCAATTGCTTGCGGAGCGGCCACACAGTCGCCTATTGTAGATACACTAACTGCAAAAAGTGTGGTAAAAAACATCATACTCTTCTACATATTGCGGAAAGGGAAACTAATAGTCAATCAGAGATTGAGAGACCCACCTCCCCATCACCCACGCCACAAACTTCGAGATCCTTTGCCGTTAATAGTTGCAACGAAGTATTATTAGGGACAGCGGTCGTTACCTTTGTAGCTCGCGATAAGAGTGAACACGATTGTCGTGTGCTGTTAGACAGCGGTTCACAAACAAATTTCATAACCGAAAGAATGGCCGATAAGCTACAATTGAGAAAACGGGAAATAGATTCTTCGGTAGGTGGAATTTCCAATGTCGAGACCCGCGTCAAATATCTGGTCAGTGCCGTAATTAAATCGCGCACCACCCAATTTAATGATACGGTAACTTTAGTGACGCTTCCTTCCATCACTGGAATGCTACCTTCGCGCCAGGTAAAACGTATCGAAATTGATATTCCGACCGAAATCACGTTAGCTGATCCTGAGTTCAATATTCCTGGTCCAATAGATGCAATTCTCGGGAATCAACTGTTTTTCACACTTTTATGTTTGGGACGAATCAAACTTTGTGCACAAAATATTATCATTCAAGAAACATTAGTAGGTTGGATAGTCACGGGAGCTACAAccaaacaagaacaagtagcaaAGGGAAAACCCTCAAGATCACTGCACGCATCCTCCTTAGACAATGCGCTAACAAAGTTTTGGGAGATAGAAGAAATAGCAGAGCGCAAAAATTTATCTAGCGAAGAACAGGCATGTGAAAATCACTTCGTTGAAAATACAGTTCGCGATGTACATGGACGCTATATCGTGCGCTTGCCATTTAACGATAGGAAGAATTTCACAGGCGAATCTCGAGGTCTTGCTCTCAAGAGATTTTATTCACTCGAACGCAAATTCTGCAAAGACCCTGATCTTCTTATACATTATAAACAATTCCTGTCAGAATATCTAGCATTAGGCCACATGACAGAAGTCAGTGATGCACGAGATGGCAAGGAGTTTTACTTACCGCACCACGCGGTAATAAAGGAGTGCTGCTTCACTACTAAGGTCAGGGTAGTTTTCGACGCCTCGGCTAAATCCTCATCGGGCGTATCCTTAAATGACGCCCTTTTGGTCGGTCCCACCATTCAAGATAACTTATGGGCAATTTTACTACGATTTCGCTTTTACATGTTTGTCCTGACAGCAGACATAGAAAAAATGTTTAGGCAGATTAAAATGCATCCCGATGATgcgaaatttcaaaaaatattatgGCGCGATTCGAAGGAAGAGTCAATCAAAACGTTCCAATTAAATACGGTCACGTATGGAACCGCTTCGGCTCCTTTTTTAGCGGTACGATGTCTACAGCAACTAGCCGAAGATGAACAGATCAGATTTCTGAATGCGTCGCGAACTTTTAAAGAAGATTTCTATGTCGATGATTTGCTCACCGGCGCATCTACCTTCAATGAAGCAATCAACTTACGCAATGAGTtgattgatttagctagaaatggggGCTTCCATCTACGTCAATGGGCCTCAAATAACCTTAAGTTGATTAGCGATTTAAAGGACCATGACGATCGAAAGCGATATGCTTAGATCTCAGTCAGACAAAGAAAACTCTGGGAGTTTTTTGGAATCCATCCAGTGAATCCATAACTTACGCGGTAAACTCCTTTAGCGAAACTAGACTCACTAAGCGACTAGTTTTATCTCAAATAGCACAATTATTCGACCCCCTTGGACTTCTCGGTCCCGTGATTATACGGGCAAAAATAATTATGCAAGACATTTGGAAGTCGAAAGTCACTTGGGATCAACCAATTCCGCAGGATATAGCCGAGGTGTGGTTAGAAACCAGAAATGAACTGGCTCTTAGAAACCTCACGAGAAATACAACTCCACGGCTACTGCGATGCTAGTGAAAGGGCCTACGGCACTTGCATATACATTCGTACCCTAGACCACTCAGGTAGGGTACGGGTCTCTCTATTATGCGCAAAATCCAAAGTAGCCCCTcttaaaatcctatcattaccgCGGTTAGAGCTTAGCGCGGCTAGGTTATTAACGCGATTGTATAAGGAGGTAGCGAAGGCGTTGATCAATATAACTTTTGACGCGATTAGGTTTTGGTCAGATTCAAGTATTGTGTTGCAGTGGATTAGGACAGCTCCACATTTGCTGAAAGCCTTTGTAGCCAATAGAGTCAGCGAAATTCAAACAGACTCGGACCTACGTAACTGGATGCACGTATCAGGACGTGATAATCCAGCAGATTATATTTCTCGCGGACAATTGGCATCCACATTTATGAATAATAAGGTATGGCTAAACGGTCCTGCATGGCCCTCCCTAGACGAATGCTTTTGGCCACAATTGGACATTCCGCAAAGAGAAATTCTCGAGCGGAAAACCACAATAACGTTCCTTGCACGAGAAGGGACGAATGACCTGTTAACGCGATATTCTTCCATTGCGCGACTTAATAGAATTGTAGCTTACACACTACGATTCATTCACAATTGTAGATCGAAAAACAGACTTACGGGAAATTTATCAACTACAGAAATTCGCAAGGCGCATTTAGTTATCATTAAACAAGCCCAGTTAGAGGCATTTCCGATAGAAATAAACTGTTTGGAACGAAAAACAGCTATGCCCAAAGGGAgcagaatattaaatttaaatccatTCCTCGATCAGGATAAGCTTCTACGAGTAGGAGGTCGGCTAAGACATGCCCCATTAAGTTACTGTCAAAAACACCCATTGTTATTACCCCATAGGCACCATATTACAAATTTGATAATTGAAAGCGAGCACCTACGTCAGTGGCACGCAGGCACACAGGCAACTCTTAATGCGGTCCGACAAATTTATTGGCCAATAAATGGAATGAGAGCCACAAAGATCGTCAtacacaaatgtataaggtgTTTTAGAGTAAAACCAAAGGTCCCAGCATATATAATGGGCGACTTACCCAAGAACAGAATCACCAGGGCACGACCGTTTCAAAACGTAGGCGTGGATTATTGTGGTCcattttttataaaggaaaaaaggGTTCGTAATCGTTGCAAAATCAAGACGTACGTAGCGATTTTTGTATGCTTCGTGACCAAGGCCGTTCATCTAGAACTTACATCGGACCTCACCACTGAATCTTGCTTAGGAGCATTCAAGCGATTCTTTGCCAGAAGAGAAAAGGCCACGAACATTTACTCCGACAACGGCACTAATTTCGTCGGCGCCAAAAACGAAATTACAGAAGTTCAAAGATTTCTCAGCTCCAACGAgcacaatagtaaaattaatcgtTTTTTATCGGACCAGGGAATTAATTGGCACTTCTCTCCGCCTCGGTCTCCACACTTTGGTGGATTATGGGAGGCCGCCGTAAAGTCTTTTAAAGGACATTTGTACAAAACTATAGGAAACGAGCTGTTCACATTCGAGCAACTGAACACCTATATtatcgaagtagaagccatattgAATTCCCGTCCCCTGACTCCCCTCTCCTCAGATCCGAACGATCTTACTGCTTTATCACCCAGTCACTTCCTAATAGGTGATTCGTTAATGCAACTCCCTGAGTACGATTTGCGAGACACACCCGTTAACAAACTTTCGTCATGGCAACACATCCAGCGAGTGAAACAACACTTCTGGAATTGGTGGAGTAATGAATATTTACAGACGCTGCACACCAGAAACAAATGGCATATCCCGAATGACACCCAGCACAAGAAGGGTACATTGGTGATCATCCGGGAAGACAACACACCTCCGTTAACCTGGAAACTAGGACGGATCATTGACATTTGTCCAGGCCGGGACAAAATAGTGAGAGTCGCGACTGTCAAGACGGCCCAGGGGACCTACCAGCGGGCCATTAAAAAATTGTCCCCACTTCCTATTGATGACCCGGAATAAGATAATACACCCAAACACCGTTAGAACTTGTAATCACTCAGAAATTTGTGAATACTTATTCCCATTATGTATACATGCGTATTAGTGTAACTAGAGTTAAGTTAGGACAGTAGtattgtcaatcattcgttacaACGACAAACTAGACCAGCCCCCTTCAAATGTAAATTGAGCGGTGCACTATCAATTTAGTAATTTCGAACGTAATCGTTCAAGGTGGTCGGTatgttagtgcacagcactaatgtctttatgagacggacgtgcataaccggctgtttttcgagcccaggttttttgtgaaatcgtttctctcggtctcgatggccgggactagttataaagcaggaaaggttccgaagggtcagcctgaccttgttttatgacggtcatgcctggaggagctttcctgtctttgccggggccttgcggccgtctgcttgagacggaccagctgattggctattgccaaaatcgggcaggaccaatcggcgagTGATGTgggtgcgttggagggatggtgGTCTGCTGcgagcgagggtattctctgatagagcaccagagttgtaatagaagtcgtagcatcaagacatcctgaccaagggtgtactgtagtcaggggctcaatacaaaatagcaggtagaatccggttctttattttatacagtccacaaatatagcgtcataattcgtcgctattattgacgacgctgtgacgccccaacaatatatataaaataatatatacgatatacgatatacgatatacgatatacgatatacgatgtACGATATgcgatatacgatatacgaaatacgatatacgatatacgacATATGATATATGATGTATGATATTCGATATACGATATGCGATATACGATGGATGATGTATGATGTACGCTGTATGATATATGATACACGATATACGATatcgatatatgatatatgataaatGATATATGTTATATGATATAAGATATATGATATACGATATATGATATTTGATATACTGTATACGATATACGATGTACGATGTATGATATATGATGTATGATGCGTCatgtatgatatataatatacgatatacgataaATGATATATGATCTATGATGTACGATATATGATATACGATGTATGATGtgagatatatgatatat
The window above is part of the Megalopta genalis isolate 19385.01 unplaced genomic scaffold, iyMegGena1_principal scaffold0046, whole genome shotgun sequence genome. Proteins encoded here:
- the LOC143261260 gene encoding uncharacterized protein LOC143261260, translating into MNWLLETSREIQLHGYCDASERAYGTCIYIRTLDHSGRWIRTAPHLLKAFVANRVSEIQTDSDLRNWMHVSGRDNPADYISRGQLASTFMNNKVWLNGPAWPSLDECFWPQLDIPQREILERKTTITFLAREGTNDLSKNRLTGNLSTTEIRKAHLVIIKQAQLEAFPIEINCLERKTAMPKGSRILNLNPFLDQDKLLRVGGRLRHAPLSYCQKHPLLLPHRHHITNLIIESEHLRQWHAGTQATLNAVRQIYWPINGMRATKIVIHKCIRCFRVKPKVPAYIMGDLPKNRITRARPFQNVGVDYCGPFFIKEKRVRNRCKIKTYVAIFVCFVTKAVHLELTSDLTTESCLGAFKRFFARREKATNIYSDNGTNFVGAKNEITEVQRFLSSNEHNSKINRFLSDQGINWHFSPPRSPHFGGLWEAAVKSFKGHLYKTIGNELFTFEQLNTYIIEVEAILNSRPLTPLSSDPNDLTALSPSHFLIGDSLMQLPEYDLRDTPVNKLSSWQHIQRVKQHFWNWWSNEYLQTLHTRNKWHIPNDTQHKKGTLVIIREDNTPPLTWKLGRIIDICPGRDKIVRVATVKTAQGTYQRAIKKLSPLPIDDPE